In the Mya arenaria isolate MELC-2E11 chromosome 11, ASM2691426v1 genome, one interval contains:
- the LOC128207236 gene encoding uncharacterized protein LOC128207236: protein MWSTNWILIYLFVPLLTLGQVSSFTLTIRNVPVALEESVTLPIEGSYSLLHYLSLAFEQGLQNLQTFTTTYYPGQGFYVFAINGDESVPNDYGWQVTDNGTIVTVGLDSYFPTDGSNIMVAMVEVPKFLLTVENTFNENLLNVSVRLPVREGRTLIQYLPDAIKRQDTALLSFSATYEPSKGYTVNIINDVAENKADKTYWSVLKFGVALEIVVSQYVPVPDDEITFRFATYSGLQPPSPSAVPLPNNTPPTPQQATINYTIINNIMDPTFSNMITLAVDAGSPMINYMERACDTRSAEFKSFSVMYMVEFDGYFVYAVNGVVADWQTTYWILTNNTDQITAGVSNYVPVAAESLALTYTYVPDNANTTTEATPA from the exons ATGTGGTCGACCAATTGGATTCTGATTTACCTCTTCGTGCCGCTCCTTACACTCGG CCAAGTTTCGTCATTCACGTTGACAATCAGGAATGTGCCTGTAGCATTGGAGGAGTCAGTCACACTGCCTATTGAGGGGAGTTACAGCCTTCTACACTACCTGTCCTTGGCCTTCGAGCAGGGCCTACAAAACCTGCAGAC ATTTACAACAACGTACTACCCGGGGCAGGGCTTCTACGTGTTCGCCATTAACGGTGATGAGAGCGTCCCTAACGACTACGGCTGGCAGGTGACCGACAATGGCACCATTGTAACTGTCG GGTTGGATTCCTACTTCCCAACCGACGGCAGTAATATTATGGTGGCAATGGTGGAGGTACCGAAGTTCCTGCTCACCGTGGAGAACACATTCAATGAGAATTTGTTAAATGTGTCCGTTCGCCTGCCCGTCCGCGAGGGCAGGACACTCATCCAATACCTACCGGATGCCATCAAGAGACAAGATACTGCCTTACTCAG tttctCGGCTACATATGAACCAAGCAAGGGTTACACAGTGAACATCATCAACGATGTTGCAGAGAACAAAGCTGATAAAACATATTGGTCAGTTTTGAAATTTGGCGTCGCCTTAGAGATAG TCGTGAGTCAGTACGTTCCTGTACCAGATGATGAAATAACATTCCGCTTTGCCACGTACTCGGGGCTCCAGCCGCCGTCTCCTTCCGCCGTCCCGCTACCTAACAACACTCCTCCCACCCCCCAACAAGCTACTATCAACTATACTATTATCAACAACATTATGGACCCAACCTTCTCCAACATGATAACACTGGCTGTAGATGCCGGAAGTCCAATGATCAACTATATGGAGCGCGCATGTGACACTAGATCGGCAGAATTCAAGTC GTTCTCAGTGATGTACATGGTTGAGTTCGATGGATATTTCGTGTATGCCGTGAATGGGGTGGTGGCGGACTGGCAGACGACATACTGGATACTCACTAACAACACGGATCAAATCACCGCAG GTGTGAGTAACTACGTTCCCGTGGCGGCAGAATCACTTGCTCTTACCTACACGTACGTACCGGATAACGCCAACACGACAACAGAGGCGACCCCCGCCTAG